Proteins from a single region of Bacteroidota bacterium:
- the mutS gene encoding DNA mismatch repair protein MutS, translated as MKQYNSIKAKYPDAMLLFRVGDFYETFGSDAVEASKILGIVLTNRANGSSRTELAGFPHHSLDTYLPKLVRAGQRVAICDQLEDPKMTKKIVKRGVTELVTPGVALNDQVLQSKSNNFLAAVHFGKKEHGIAFLDVSTGEFYVSQGNIEYIDKLLQNFNPSEVLYQRQRKKLFKDSFGDNYYTFHLEDWVFQSDYANESLLNQFNTTSLKGFGIEGLDEGIIAGGAALYYLSETRHDKIGHITSIHRIEEDNYVWMDKFTIRNLELYNSPHPDATTLLDVIDKTISPMGARTLKMWLALPLKHVSKINERLNVVSTLIENDDLRENFEKSLKNIGDIERLISKVATHKISPREAIQLKRSLDAIVPVKELALASSNESLLKLGRSLDFCDNIRKNIGEMLNDDAPVNIAKGNAIASGISEELDDLRKIAFSGKDYLDKLCRREIEHTGISSLKIAFNNVFGYYIEVRNTHKDKVPHEWIRKQTLVNAERYITEELKEYENKILGAEEKIGKLEQQLFGELIELMKEEIVPVQRNAQLIGQIDVLSSFAELAIQNNYTKPIVDDSTDLEIQEGRHPVIEKQLPEGEEYISNSVSLNRDQQQMIMITGPNMSGKSALLRQTALISIMAQMGSYVPAKHARLGVLDKVFTRVGASDNISSGESTFMVEMNETASILNNISERSLILLDEIGRGTSTYDGISIAWSISEYLHESKAKPKTLFATHYHELNDMTDTFKRIKNYNVSVKEVGDGVIFMRKLVSGGSHHSFGIHVAKMAGMPHKVIARANDILKKMEKNHTGELSPKVEPEESMQLSFFKLDDPTLENIKSEIMDIDINTLTPVEALMKLNEIKKMIGG; from the coding sequence ATGAAACAATATAACTCTATTAAAGCAAAATATCCTGATGCGATGCTTCTCTTTAGAGTTGGTGACTTTTACGAAACTTTTGGTTCTGATGCAGTTGAGGCATCAAAGATTCTTGGAATAGTACTTACTAATAGGGCCAATGGGTCATCCAGAACCGAGCTGGCAGGCTTCCCCCATCATTCTTTAGATACATATTTGCCAAAGTTGGTTCGTGCAGGACAGCGTGTAGCTATTTGTGATCAGCTTGAAGATCCAAAGATGACCAAAAAGATAGTAAAGCGTGGAGTTACTGAACTTGTTACACCTGGTGTAGCGCTCAATGATCAGGTTTTACAGTCGAAAAGTAATAACTTTTTGGCAGCAGTGCATTTTGGTAAAAAAGAACACGGAATTGCATTTTTGGATGTATCAACCGGGGAGTTTTATGTATCGCAGGGTAATATTGAATATATAGATAAGTTGCTGCAGAATTTCAACCCAAGTGAAGTACTGTATCAAAGACAGAGAAAGAAGTTATTTAAAGATTCATTTGGGGATAATTATTACACATTTCACCTGGAAGATTGGGTCTTTCAAAGTGATTATGCAAACGAAAGTTTATTAAATCAGTTTAATACAACATCATTAAAGGGTTTTGGTATTGAGGGACTTGATGAAGGAATTATAGCAGGGGGTGCTGCATTGTATTATCTTTCAGAAACCCGACATGATAAAATAGGGCATATTACATCTATTCATAGAATTGAAGAAGATAATTATGTATGGATGGATAAGTTCACTATTCGTAATCTTGAGTTATACAATTCACCACACCCTGATGCGACTACTCTATTGGATGTAATTGACAAAACGATTTCTCCAATGGGTGCACGTACGTTAAAAATGTGGCTTGCGCTCCCATTAAAACATGTATCAAAAATAAATGAACGCCTTAATGTTGTAAGTACTTTAATAGAGAATGATGATTTACGGGAAAATTTTGAAAAGTCACTTAAAAACATAGGGGATATTGAGAGGTTAATATCAAAGGTTGCAACTCATAAGATTTCACCCCGGGAGGCGATTCAATTAAAGAGATCATTAGATGCAATTGTACCTGTTAAAGAATTAGCATTAGCGTCGAGTAATGAATCGTTATTGAAGTTAGGCAGAAGTTTGGACTTTTGTGATAATATCAGAAAAAATATAGGGGAAATGTTAAACGATGATGCCCCGGTGAATATTGCAAAAGGTAATGCTATAGCCAGTGGGATATCGGAGGAGTTAGATGATCTGCGAAAAATTGCTTTTTCCGGTAAAGATTATCTCGATAAGCTTTGCCGACGTGAGATTGAACATACCGGTATATCGTCATTGAAAATTGCTTTTAATAATGTTTTTGGATACTATATAGAAGTGCGTAATACTCATAAAGATAAAGTACCTCATGAGTGGATACGTAAACAAACTTTAGTAAATGCAGAACGTTATATTACAGAGGAACTTAAAGAATACGAAAACAAAATACTTGGTGCCGAAGAAAAAATAGGAAAACTGGAACAACAGCTTTTTGGTGAGTTAATTGAACTTATGAAGGAGGAAATTGTTCCTGTACAACGTAATGCACAGTTGATAGGTCAAATTGATGTTCTCAGCTCTTTTGCAGAATTAGCTATTCAGAATAATTATACTAAACCGATTGTAGATGATTCTACCGATTTGGAAATTCAGGAAGGTCGTCATCCGGTTATAGAAAAGCAGTTACCTGAAGGAGAAGAGTATATTTCTAACAGTGTTTCGCTTAATAGAGACCAGCAACAAATGATAATGATTACGGGACCAAACATGTCTGGTAAATCGGCATTACTACGTCAAACTGCGCTAATATCAATTATGGCCCAAATGGGGTCTTATGTTCCTGCTAAACATGCCAGATTGGGAGTTTTAGATAAGGTATTTACGAGGGTTGGAGCGTCAGATAATATTTCTTCTGGGGAGTCAACTTTTATGGTGGAGATGAATGAAACTGCGAGTATTTTAAATAATATTTCGGAAAGAAGTTTAATCCTTTTGGACGAAATTGGTAGAGGTACAAGTACTTATGATGGTATTTCAATAGCCTGGTCAATTTCTGAGTATCTTCATGAGAGCAAGGCAAAACCAAAAACTTTGTTTGCTACGCATTATCATGAGCTGAATGATATGACTGATACTTTCAAAAGGATTAAGAATTATAATGTTTCGGTAAAAGAAGTTGGTGATGGGGTTATTTTTATGAGGAAATTAGTATCCGGAGGAAGTCATCACAGTTTTGGGATTCATGTTGCTAAGATGGCAGGAATGCCTCATAAGGTGATTGCCAGAGCTAATGATATACTGAAGAAGATGGAAAAGAACCATACGGGAGAATTGAGTCCTAAAGTAGAACCTGAAGAGTCAATGCAGTTGAGCTTTTTTAAATTGGATGATCCGACTTTAGAAAATATCAAATCAGAAATAATGGATATAGATATAAATACCCTTACTCCTGTTGAAGCTTTGATGAAGTTAAATGAGATTAAAAAAATGATTGGGGGCTAG
- a CDS encoding transglutaminase-like domain-containing protein produces MKYYIILTFAFFISCINNPTNDEIKLNFEKGNFKIAKKMIDEYSFNPDIDSTLFKEYIYLSEIMSRVKIDFSKDKKDVIKHISQYYNIVSDSMINDWEERGKLEYKIIDGDKKYFNRAATNLFLIDDEAKKQKEKIIGKSTGGVTKFKQHYVSKLLSEDIDKKTSIDKRTIKINYSISLDANAIPEGEIVKCWIPYPRINDMRLSNIELISASEDNYIIAPKEQIQRSIYIEKRAVRDSATIFNIVYSADFAGVWFDIKPEDILEYNKTSALYKNYTSEIAPHIKFSDRIKSLAREIVGNEENPVKQVELIYYWMNDNITWSGALEYSIMPNIPKYVLDNMRGDCGMQTLLFMSLARSLGIPTKWQSGWYLLPEEINLHDWAEVYYEGVGWVPVDPSFKLTDSKDKKVKDFYINGMDSYRLIINDGYSQEFHPKKEFFRSEPIDFQRGELEWRGGNLYFDKWSYYMDITYID; encoded by the coding sequence ATGAAATATTACATTATACTGACTTTTGCATTTTTTATTTCGTGTATTAACAACCCAACAAATGATGAAATAAAATTAAATTTTGAAAAGGGCAATTTTAAAATAGCCAAAAAAATGATAGATGAATATAGTTTCAATCCTGATATTGACTCAACCCTTTTTAAAGAATATATCTATTTGTCCGAAATTATGTCTAGGGTTAAAATAGATTTCTCTAAAGACAAAAAAGATGTAATAAAACATATAAGTCAATATTATAATATTGTTAGCGATTCGATGATTAATGATTGGGAAGAAAGAGGAAAATTAGAATACAAGATAATAGATGGCGATAAGAAATACTTCAACAGAGCTGCAACTAACTTGTTTTTAATTGATGATGAAGCAAAAAAGCAGAAAGAAAAAATCATAGGTAAATCAACAGGAGGAGTAACAAAATTTAAACAACATTATGTTTCCAAATTATTGTCAGAAGATATAGACAAGAAAACTTCTATAGACAAGCGTACAATAAAAATAAATTATTCTATTTCTCTTGATGCAAATGCTATCCCTGAAGGTGAAATAGTGAAATGCTGGATACCCTATCCAAGGATAAACGACATGAGGCTTAGCAATATAGAACTTATATCTGCAAGTGAAGACAATTACATAATTGCGCCGAAAGAACAAATTCAAAGGAGCATCTATATAGAAAAGCGTGCTGTTAGAGATTCAGCAACTATTTTTAATATTGTTTATTCGGCTGATTTTGCTGGAGTTTGGTTTGACATCAAGCCTGAAGACATTTTGGAATACAATAAAACTTCTGCTCTGTATAAAAATTACACTTCCGAAATTGCCCCACATATAAAATTTAGTGACAGAATAAAATCTCTTGCAAGAGAGATAGTTGGAAATGAGGAAAACCCTGTAAAACAAGTGGAACTTATTTACTATTGGATGAACGATAACATTACCTGGAGCGGGGCTTTAGAGTATTCAATTATGCCAAATATCCCAAAATATGTCCTGGATAATATGAGAGGTGATTGTGGTATGCAAACTTTACTTTTTATGAGTTTAGCCAGAAGTTTAGGAATACCAACAAAATGGCAAAGTGGATGGTATTTGTTGCCGGAAGAGATTAATCTACACGATTGGGCAGAGGTGTATTACGAAGGTGTGGGCTGGGTTCCGGTTGACCCTTCATTTAAATTGACCGATTCGAAAGATAAAAAGGTAAAGGATTTTTATATTAACGGAATGGATAGCTACAGGTTGATTATTAATGATGGTTATTCACAGGAATTTCATCCTAAAAAAGAGTTTTTCAGAAGTGAACCTATAGATTTTCAACGCGGCGAACTAGAATGGAGAGGAGGAAATTTGTATTTTGACAAATGGAGTTATTACATGGACATAACATATATAGATTAA
- a CDS encoding RNA methyltransferase, with amino-acid sequence MRKLKNSELNRKNINQFKEAKKTPLIIILDNIRSLNNIGSVFRTSDAFLVEKIYLCGITATPPHKDIHKTALGATDSVDWEYSKNTIDVIKNLKTEGVEIVSIEQAESAIMLDDFEADNSKKYAIVFGNEVKGVEQEIVSASDSVIEIPQHGTKHSLNISVSAGVVVWEMFKQLN; translated from the coding sequence ATGAGAAAATTAAAAAATAGCGAATTAAACCGAAAAAATATAAATCAATTTAAAGAAGCTAAAAAAACTCCTCTGATAATAATTTTAGACAACATAAGAAGTTTAAACAATATCGGTTCGGTTTTCCGTACTTCGGATGCATTTTTGGTAGAGAAAATTTATTTATGCGGAATTACAGCAACTCCTCCCCATAAAGACATTCACAAAACTGCTTTAGGAGCTACAGATTCTGTTGATTGGGAATACTCAAAGAACACTATAGATGTAATTAAAAATTTAAAAACAGAAGGAGTAGAAATAGTATCTATTGAGCAAGCAGAAAGCGCTATTATGCTTGATGATTTTGAAGCAGATAACTCAAAAAAATACGCTATTGTTTTCGGAAATGAAGTAAAAGGTGTAGAGCAGGAAATTGTTTCAGCTTCTGATTCAGTTATCGAAATCCCGCAACACGGAACAAAACATTCTTTAAATATTTCGGTGAGTGCAGGAGTTGTTGTTTGGGAAATGTTTAAACAGTTGAACTAA
- a CDS encoding cbb3-type cytochrome c oxidase subunit I → MTFIDTLMKGEKGLFKPDSLTPMQKLTLRFVVIGVLFYGLSAIEGMIMRMYAIEPIAGINAEHYFAILTVHPLVGIFGSSYSIVFGAFLFLVPYLMKKPLWSIKLGNWSFILISVGTLTFWIAGFISHYSPLYTLYWPLPADFSQFSALGGAIFILGIALVMVGTIFFVINVFTTIAYTPEGEEKVEGRAMLASATGFSWKESFFRKKSKQQEPLVSLPVAAIARGTVDTALNAGIITFTGVLILVYMVAELLGYSLKETAVDALLYKNWFWWGLDLIADGLVLIFVAGTWYLLAMLITGKDLYMMRVARFALWVEMVVSWTVWSHHLLADQAQPAFLKIVSGEFVTAFELITQGLAFFITLITLWSARPLKMTNPLKFLLGGLLGFALAVPAGIIQADMGLNRILHNTQWIIGPHVHVAILVGLVMTLYAAIYYLLPLLTNGAELYSQKLANFHFWAHIIGGIGMGAFMGMAGMKGMLRRTIYYEGEYEPYMILAAVSGSLLILSFFAFLYNVIMTVGVKGLIGIYMPSKLDTEDLLPAGK, encoded by the coding sequence ATGACTTTTATAGATACACTAATGAAAGGTGAAAAGGGACTATTTAAGCCCGATAGCCTTACTCCAATGCAAAAACTAACACTGCGTTTTGTAGTAATAGGTGTTTTATTTTACGGACTATCTGCAATTGAAGGTATGATAATGCGCATGTATGCAATTGAACCAATTGCCGGTATTAATGCTGAGCATTATTTTGCAATATTAACTGTTCACCCACTTGTAGGTATTTTTGGTTCATCATACTCGATTGTATTTGGAGCCTTTTTATTCCTTGTTCCCTATTTGATGAAAAAACCTCTTTGGAGTATCAAACTTGGAAACTGGTCATTTATCCTGATTTCAGTTGGTACACTTACTTTTTGGATTGCAGGATTTATTTCGCACTACTCGCCATTGTACACATTGTATTGGCCATTGCCTGCCGATTTTAGCCAATTCTCTGCACTTGGAGGAGCAATTTTTATACTTGGTATAGCATTGGTTATGGTAGGTACTATCTTTTTTGTAATTAATGTATTTACAACAATAGCTTATACTCCCGAAGGAGAAGAAAAAGTTGAAGGAAGAGCTATGTTGGCTTCTGCAACCGGGTTCTCATGGAAAGAAAGTTTCTTCAGAAAGAAAAGCAAACAGCAAGAACCGTTGGTTTCTTTACCGGTAGCCGCTATCGCCCGTGGTACTGTTGATACAGCCCTAAATGCCGGGATAATAACTTTTACAGGGGTCTTAATTCTGGTTTATATGGTAGCCGAGTTATTAGGCTATAGTTTAAAAGAGACTGCTGTAGATGCTCTACTATACAAAAATTGGTTTTGGTGGGGACTTGATCTGATTGCAGATGGACTTGTATTGATATTCGTAGCAGGTACATGGTATTTATTGGCTATGCTTATTACGGGAAAGGATTTATACATGATGCGTGTCGCACGTTTTGCTCTCTGGGTAGAAATGGTAGTTTCGTGGACAGTATGGTCTCACCATTTGTTGGCCGATCAGGCTCAACCTGCATTTTTGAAAATCGTATCCGGTGAGTTTGTTACAGCGTTTGAGTTAATTACTCAAGGCTTGGCATTCTTCATTACATTAATTACTCTTTGGAGTGCACGACCTCTAAAAATGACAAATCCTTTAAAATTCCTTTTAGGAGGATTGTTAGGTTTTGCTTTAGCGGTACCGGCAGGGATTATTCAGGCCGACATGGGATTGAACAGAATACTTCACAATACACAATGGATAATCGGGCCACATGTTCATGTTGCAATTCTTGTTGGTTTGGTAATGACACTTTATGCTGCTATTTATTATTTGTTGCCATTATTAACTAATGGAGCTGAGTTGTACAGTCAAAAATTAGCGAACTTCCATTTCTGGGCTCATATTATTGGAGGTATTGGAATGGGAGCGTTTATGGGGATGGCAGGTATGAAAGGTATGTTGAGAAGAACAATATATTACGAAGGAGAATATGAGCCATATATGATTTTGGCAGCAGTAAGCGGATCGTTACTAATTTTATCGTTCTTTGCTTTCCTGTATAATGTAATTATGACGGTAGGAGTAAAAGGCTTGATCGGTATTTATATGCCTTCGAAACTTGATACAGAAGATTTACTTCCTGCTGGGAAGTAA
- a CDS encoding cytochrome C oxidase subunit II has translation MVDSIEVLNGQTMAYTFYAIAIIILVLWFGIKITSEGNVGMIKDKYFSILVVLLVVLGVSLHIATGLTIPWVSTDLNRNEITAHNVFNISVADHKFTLPQEKMKAKVGDYVMFDVTSGDLTYGFGIFRQDNTMVCQMQVVPGHRNDLMWQFAKPGIYYIRSTEYSGPKGNGMIVENAIEIYE, from the coding sequence ATGGTAGATTCTATCGAAGTCCTAAACGGGCAAACAATGGCATATACTTTTTATGCTATTGCAATTATTATCCTCGTACTTTGGTTTGGGATTAAAATCACTTCCGAAGGAAATGTAGGAATGATTAAAGACAAGTACTTTTCTATTCTCGTTGTACTATTAGTGGTTTTAGGTGTATCGCTTCACATAGCTACTGGTTTAACCATTCCATGGGTAAGCACCGATTTGAACCGTAATGAAATTACTGCTCATAATGTTTTCAACATCTCCGTAGCAGATCATAAATTCACTCTTCCACAAGAAAAAATGAAGGCCAAAGTTGGTGATTACGTTATGTTCGACGTTACTTCCGGAGACTTAACCTATGGTTTTGGTATTTTCCGTCAGGACAATACTATGGTTTGTCAGATGCAGGTAGTACCGGGTCACAGAAACGATTTGATGTGGCAATTTGCTAAACCCGGTATTTACTACATACGTTCTACAGAGTATTCAGGACCAAAGGGTAATGGTATGATAGTTGAAAATGCTATCGAGATCTACGAATAA
- a CDS encoding alpha/beta hydrolase, whose amino-acid sequence MDNFLVHKNTKIRYRDTGKGGVIVLLHGFLENLEMWDYFSSKLSLANRIVSIDLLGHGQTESVGYVHTMENMAEYVKAVLDHLRLKKYVIVGHSMGGYVALALAENYVDNIKGLCLFHSSSLSDSEEKKLNRDRAISLVKENHKSFIRTAIPMLFRPKNRKIFSEELKITKEQGLATSKQGVIAALEGMKIREDREVLLHFTPFPKLMIVGRYDSALGYDKLINQTKNAANMEIAEFPIGHMGHIEAREATLKSLKQFLRKV is encoded by the coding sequence ATGGATAATTTCCTTGTACATAAAAATACAAAGATCAGATATAGGGACACCGGTAAAGGGGGTGTTATTGTTCTTTTGCACGGTTTTTTGGAGAATCTGGAGATGTGGGATTATTTCTCATCTAAGCTAAGTTTAGCCAATAGAATTGTTTCAATTGATTTGTTAGGTCATGGACAAACTGAATCAGTAGGATATGTGCATACAATGGAAAACATGGCTGAGTATGTTAAAGCAGTTCTGGACCATTTGCGGTTGAAGAAATATGTGATTGTAGGCCACTCTATGGGAGGATATGTAGCCCTGGCTTTAGCAGAGAATTACGTTGACAATATTAAAGGTTTGTGTTTGTTTCACTCGTCAAGCCTGTCAGATTCTGAAGAAAAAAAGCTCAATAGGGATCGGGCAATAAGTTTAGTTAAGGAAAATCATAAATCCTTCATTAGGACTGCTATACCGATGCTTTTTAGACCAAAAAACCGGAAAATCTTCTCAGAAGAGTTGAAAATTACAAAGGAACAGGGGCTGGCAACTTCTAAACAAGGTGTAATTGCTGCATTGGAAGGTATGAAGATTAGAGAGGACCGCGAGGTTTTACTCCATTTTACTCCATTCCCTAAGCTTATGATTGTTGGAAGATACGATTCTGCTCTAGGCTATGATAAACTAATTAATCAGACAAAAAATGCAGCCAATATGGAAATTGCCGAATTTCCTATTGGTCATATGGGGCATATTGAGGCAAGGGAGGCAACTTTGAAGTCTTTGAAGCAATTTTTGAGAAAGGTGTAG
- a CDS encoding DUF2797 domain-containing protein: protein MHFYGDLKKMSTENTTPVRYLLDLEGDFFEMNRLIGKKISIKYSNKIKCFCGKLVNKVYRQNFCYDCYYKLPQASESIMKPELCKAHLGIEVRDLEWEKEFELKPHVVYLAVSSGLKVGITRKTQIPTRWIDQGAEYAIEFAEVPNRYLSGVIEVALKQYVSDKTSWQKMLKNASPEIDLLEWKNRLYEFMPEETKQYFLSDRNEVHEIKFPIDVYPEKVKSVNLTKQDFFEGILKGIKGQYLIFEGGMVFNVRSHEGYIVEVEF from the coding sequence ATGCATTTTTACGGAGATTTAAAAAAAATGAGTACCGAAAACACTACCCCTGTGAGGTATTTACTCGATTTAGAGGGTGATTTTTTTGAGATGAATAGGTTGATAGGAAAAAAAATATCGATAAAATATTCGAATAAAATTAAATGTTTTTGTGGTAAGTTGGTCAATAAAGTTTATCGCCAAAATTTTTGTTACGATTGTTATTATAAACTTCCTCAGGCAAGTGAAAGTATTATGAAGCCAGAGCTTTGTAAGGCCCATCTGGGAATAGAAGTTAGGGATCTGGAATGGGAGAAGGAGTTTGAACTTAAACCTCATGTAGTGTATTTAGCTGTTTCCAGTGGATTAAAGGTCGGTATTACAAGAAAAACGCAGATTCCGACGCGTTGGATTGATCAGGGAGCAGAATATGCTATAGAATTTGCAGAAGTACCCAATAGATATTTGTCAGGGGTTATAGAGGTAGCACTTAAGCAATACGTGTCTGATAAAACCAGCTGGCAAAAAATGCTTAAAAATGCGTCTCCTGAAATAGATCTGCTAGAATGGAAAAACAGGTTGTATGAGTTTATGCCGGAAGAAACAAAGCAGTATTTTCTTTCGGATAGAAATGAAGTACATGAGATTAAATTCCCTATAGATGTATATCCCGAAAAAGTAAAAAGTGTGAACCTTACAAAGCAAGATTTTTTTGAAGGGATATTGAAAGGTATAAAAGGGCAGTATTTAATATTTGAAGGTGGAATGGTGTTTAATGTAAGAAGCCATGAAGGATATATTGTAGAAGTTGAATTTTAG